Within Sporosarcina sp. PTS2304, the genomic segment TTTGCATTGATTGATGATCCAGAACTGGAGCCTACACAAACAGCCAATACGAAAAATGAAATCACGACGGGAACGATCGAATTCCGCAATGTGTCCTTTAGTTATGACGGCAAGCATGATGTGCTAAAAGATATTTCATTTAAAGCGAATGCAGGTGAAACGGTTGCGCTAGTCGGACATACAGGCAGTGGAAAAAGTTCAATCATTAACTTATTCATGCGTTTTTATGAGTATGAAAGAGGCGAAATTCTGATTGACGGTGTGTCGCTCAAAAACTACCCGATGGAAGAGTTACGTGCGAAAGTAGGCTTGGTGCTGCAAGATCCATTCATGTTCTACGGCGATATCGCAAGCAATATTCGACTCCATAACACGGAGTTGTCCGATGAGGATATACAAGCGGCCGCAGAATTCGTGCAAGCCGATTCGTTTATCAATGAATTGCCGAAAGGATATGCCCAAAAAGTGACAGAGCGAGGTTCCACGCTATCAAGTGGACAGCGTCAATTACTGGCCTTTGCACGTACGATTGCGATGAATCCGAAAGTCTTAGTATTAGATGAAGCAACTGCGAATATCGATACTGAAACAGAAGTCGCAATTCAAACGAGTCTGTCAAAAATGAGACAAGGTCGGACGACGATTGCGATTGCGCACCGGTTGAGTACGATACAAGATGCGGAACTCATTCTTGTGCTCCATCGCGGGGAAATTGTGGAACGGGGAACGCATGCGGAATTACTGGCGCAAAAAGGCTTGTATCACACGATGTATGAATTACAAAATGGTACCCAAGAAACACCGTAATACGCCGTCAAAAAGATGTCACAAACAAATGTAGCGTAATCTGCCATCGGGTTTGGTACGATAGAGTGGGAAAGCTGGCAATGTCAGCTTTCTACTATTCCTGAAGGTGAAGGAGGAATTCTGTTGGGAGCGGACGTAAATATTTTATTCGCATTTGGAGCTGGCTTCTTAAGCTTCATTTCTCCTTGCGTGTTACCGCTATATCCGGCCTTTATATCATACATCACTGGCATGTCACTCGATGATCTCGGGGATAAGTCAAAAGGTATGGGGCGTACGGGTGTTTTACATACGCTGTTTTTTTTACTAGGATTTTCAGTCGTATTTGTGATTTTAGGATTCAGTACATCGTTTATCGGATCGATCTTTTTGCAGTATCAAGATTTGATTCGTCAATTGGGTGCGATTTTCATCGTAGTATTCGGTTTGATGACAATCGGCTTATTTAAACCAGAGTTTTTAATGAAAGAGAAAAAGCTTCAATTCAAAAATCGACCGGCCGGCTATTTAGGTACAGCCTTGATCGGCTTGGCGTTTTCAGCTGGTTGGCAGCCGTGTATGGGTCCAATCATCGGTGCGATTATTTATCTCGCAGCAACCAATCCAGCGTCCAGTATGCTGTATATGATGTTGTATGTACTCGGTTTTGCGATTCCATTCTTTTTCTTATCGTTCTTTATTACACGAATTGGTTGGATCCGCAAACATAGTATGAAAATCACGAAAATCGGTGGCTACTTAATGATCGCATTCGGTATTCTATTGTTCTTTGACGGTATGG encodes:
- a CDS encoding cytochrome c biogenesis CcdA family protein, with translation MGADVNILFAFGAGFLSFISPCVLPLYPAFISYITGMSLDDLGDKSKGMGRTGVLHTLFFLLGFSVVFVILGFSTSFIGSIFLQYQDLIRQLGAIFIVVFGLMTIGLFKPEFLMKEKKLQFKNRPAGYLGTALIGLAFSAGWQPCMGPIIGAIIYLAATNPASSMLYMMLYVLGFAIPFFFLSFFITRIGWIRKHSMKITKIGGYLMIAFGILLFFDGMVFLTSLLSPIFGDFQGF